A single genomic interval of Selenobaculum gibii harbors:
- a CDS encoding EscU/YscU/HrcU family type III secretion system export apparatus switch protein, whose amino-acid sequence MDKENISGKQAIALSYDEEKFTAPKVVAKGKGYVAENIIQAAKQNAVPIYQNKTLSAMLMAVDLDREIPPELYKAIAEVLAYVYRMDQKAKPKLF is encoded by the coding sequence ATGGATAAAGAAAATATTAGTGGGAAGCAAGCGATTGCGTTAAGCTATGATGAAGAAAAATTTACTGCACCAAAAGTTGTAGCAAAGGGGAAAGGGTATGTCGCGGAAAATATTATTCAAGCGGCAAAGCAAAATGCAGTTCCGATTTATCAAAATAAAACGTTGTCAGCTATGCTGATGGCAGTTGATTTAGATAGGGAAATTCCCCCTGAATTATATAAAGCGATTGCTGAAGTGTTAGCTTATGTATATCGAATGGATCAGAAAGCGAAGCCTAAACTTTTTTAG
- the ileS gene encoding isoleucine--tRNA ligase has product MDYSKTLNLPDTEFPMRGNLPQREPEMLKHWEEINIYQKRREQASGKPQFILHDGPPYANGNIHMGHALNKVLKDIIMKYKSLRGFDTPYVPGWDTHGLPIEHAAIKILGLNRHELDALALRKECKDYALKYVDIQREDFKRLGVQADWDHPYVTLQPEYEAKQIEVFGEMAKKGHIYKGLKTVYWCTSCETALAEAEIEYAEKKSHAIFVKFPLIDAKNNLPSGVDASKVYAVIWTTTPWTLPANVAIAVSPEFEYSWVQVNEEVYLMASGLIESVMKQCKIEDEYKVLAKIKGADLAGMVFAHPFIDRQSPVVTADYVTLEQGSGCVHTAPGHGQDDFETGMRCKLPIISPVDASGKFTSEAGKYEGMLVHDANVPIIKDLAASGKLLGNGSIRHQYAHCWRCKNPIIYRATEQWFASVDGFRDAALKAIEDVKWIPAWGENRIHNMVADRHDWCISRQRVWGMPIPIMYCKKCNEHIINDDTIHAIKDLFKEEGSNAWWAKTAEEILPEGFVCPKCGHNHFRKESDIMDVWFDSGSSHASVLEQREGLAWPADLYLEGSDQHRGWFQSSLLTSVATRGKAPYKAVLTHGFVVDGDGRKMSKSIGNVVAPKDIISKFGADILRLWVASADYQADIRLSQDILKQMSEVYRKIRNTFRYILGNTNGFDPNKDKVAYAELKDLDKWALLRLEQVRETVTEAYENYEFHVVYHTIHNFCTVDLSSIYLDILKDRLYTSLPNSLERRAAQTTMYEILKTLVKMISPILTFTSEEVWKYMQKETGMPDSVQLAAWPKAQPEYLNAELEQKWSNVLAMRGELTKALEIARRNKVIGHPLDAKLNIYADGVTYSELMNIKEALPSILIVSQVNVIEGTDKALGESVYKNPEKEIAVEVTLAEGDKCERCWIYDDSVGADTEHPTLCKRCAEVVKQL; this is encoded by the coding sequence TTGGATTATAGTAAAACTTTAAATTTACCAGATACTGAATTTCCGATGCGCGGTAATTTGCCACAAAGAGAACCGGAAATGTTAAAACATTGGGAAGAAATAAATATTTATCAAAAACGACGTGAGCAAGCATCAGGCAAGCCACAATTTATTTTACATGATGGGCCTCCATATGCGAATGGAAATATTCATATGGGACATGCTTTAAATAAAGTATTAAAAGATATTATTATGAAGTATAAATCATTGCGGGGCTTTGATACCCCGTATGTTCCAGGCTGGGATACACATGGATTGCCAATTGAACACGCAGCAATAAAAATCTTAGGGTTAAATCGACATGAATTAGATGCACTAGCTTTACGCAAAGAGTGTAAAGATTATGCGTTAAAATATGTTGATATTCAAAGAGAGGATTTTAAACGCTTAGGAGTTCAGGCCGATTGGGACCATCCTTATGTGACTTTGCAACCAGAATACGAAGCAAAGCAAATTGAAGTATTTGGTGAAATGGCGAAAAAAGGTCATATTTATAAAGGGCTTAAAACTGTTTATTGGTGTACCTCTTGTGAAACGGCTTTAGCAGAGGCTGAAATTGAATATGCAGAGAAAAAATCTCATGCAATTTTTGTAAAATTCCCTTTAATTGATGCGAAGAATAATTTACCGAGTGGCGTGGATGCAAGTAAGGTTTATGCTGTTATTTGGACAACGACACCTTGGACGTTACCTGCCAATGTTGCAATTGCAGTTAGTCCAGAATTTGAATATTCTTGGGTGCAAGTAAACGAAGAAGTTTATTTAATGGCTTCTGGCCTAATTGAAAGTGTAATGAAACAGTGCAAAATTGAAGATGAATATAAGGTTTTAGCGAAGATAAAAGGTGCAGATTTAGCCGGAATGGTGTTTGCTCATCCATTCATTGACAGACAATCACCGGTTGTAACTGCCGACTATGTAACATTAGAACAAGGTAGCGGATGTGTTCATACAGCACCGGGACATGGGCAAGATGACTTTGAAACGGGAATGAGATGTAAATTACCGATTATCAGCCCTGTAGATGCTAGTGGTAAATTTACAAGTGAGGCTGGGAAATATGAAGGTATGCTTGTTCATGATGCAAATGTACCAATTATTAAGGATTTAGCTGCATCGGGAAAATTACTTGGCAATGGTTCCATTCGTCACCAATATGCACATTGTTGGCGTTGTAAAAATCCAATCATTTATCGTGCTACTGAACAATGGTTTGCCTCTGTTGATGGGTTTAGGGACGCGGCTTTAAAAGCAATTGAAGATGTAAAATGGATTCCTGCCTGGGGTGAAAATCGAATTCATAATATGGTGGCAGATCGTCATGATTGGTGCATTTCACGTCAACGTGTTTGGGGGATGCCGATTCCAATTATGTATTGCAAAAAATGTAATGAACATATTATTAATGATGATACAATTCATGCAATAAAAGACTTATTTAAAGAAGAAGGATCTAATGCATGGTGGGCGAAAACTGCAGAAGAAATTTTACCAGAGGGATTTGTTTGTCCGAAATGTGGTCATAACCATTTCCGTAAAGAAAGCGATATTATGGATGTGTGGTTTGATAGTGGTTCAAGTCATGCTTCTGTATTAGAACAGCGCGAAGGTTTGGCTTGGCCGGCCGATTTATATCTCGAAGGCAGTGACCAACATCGTGGTTGGTTCCAATCTTCCCTATTAACATCAGTTGCAACGCGTGGTAAAGCACCATATAAAGCTGTACTGACCCATGGCTTTGTCGTTGATGGTGATGGTCGTAAAATGTCTAAATCTATTGGAAATGTCGTGGCTCCAAAAGACATTATTAGTAAATTTGGTGCGGATATTCTACGTTTATGGGTTGCATCAGCTGATTATCAAGCAGATATTCGCTTGTCGCAAGATATTTTAAAACAAATGTCAGAAGTTTATCGGAAAATTCGTAATACGTTCCGTTATATTCTTGGCAATACAAATGGGTTTGACCCTAACAAAGATAAAGTAGCTTATGCTGAATTAAAAGATCTGGATAAATGGGCGTTATTACGTTTGGAACAAGTTCGCGAGACGGTTACTGAGGCATATGAAAATTATGAATTCCATGTGGTTTATCATACGATTCATAATTTCTGTACAGTTGATTTAAGTTCGATTTATTTGGATATTTTAAAGGATCGATTATATACATCTTTGCCAAATTCTCTGGAAAGACGTGCAGCTCAAACGACGATGTATGAAATTTTAAAAACATTAGTCAAAATGATTTCGCCGATTCTTACCTTTACCTCTGAAGAGGTGTGGAAGTATATGCAAAAAGAAACCGGGATGCCTGACAGCGTACAGCTTGCAGCATGGCCAAAAGCGCAGCCTGAATATTTGAATGCCGAGTTAGAACAAAAATGGAGTAATGTTTTAGCTATGCGTGGTGAATTAACAAAAGCATTAGAGATTGCTCGCCGCAATAAAGTGATTGGACATCCGTTAGATGCTAAATTAAACATTTATGCAGATGGAGTAACATATAGTGAATTAATGAATATCAAGGAAGCTTTACCTTCAATTTTGATTGTTTCTCAAGTAAATGTTATTGAAGGTACTGATAAAGCTTTAGGAGAAAGCGTATATAAAAATCCAGAAAAAGAAATTGCCGTTGAGGTAACATTAGCCGAAGGTGATAAATGTGAACGATGCTGGATTTATGATGATTCAGTAGGCGCTGATACTGAACATCCAACTTTATGCAAACGTTGTGCTGAAGTTGTAAAACAACTTTAA
- a CDS encoding YraN family protein, translating into MNNREFGIQGEKIAADYLLAKNYKILKCNYKIKLGEIDLIAKKGSLITFVEVKTRKSLNYGVPSQAVNWKKQRKIIQVAQVYISTIEEENYHFSFDIIEVVWKNNHSWDVNHIINGFEI; encoded by the coding sequence ATGAATAATCGTGAGTTTGGAATCCAAGGGGAAAAAATTGCAGCAGATTATTTATTAGCGAAAAATTATAAGATATTAAAATGTAATTATAAAATAAAGCTTGGGGAAATTGATCTTATCGCGAAAAAGGGATCGCTTATCACATTTGTTGAAGTAAAAACAAGAAAAAGTTTAAATTATGGCGTACCATCACAAGCTGTGAATTGGAAAAAGCAACGTAAAATTATCCAAGTGGCACAAGTATATATCTCTACGATAGAAGAGGAAAATTATCATTTTAGCTTTGATATTATTGAGGTGGTATGGAAAAATAATCATTCATGGGATGTAAATCATATTATCAATGGGTTTGAAATTTAG
- a CDS encoding TVP38/TMEM64 family protein: MKNKEGLTIRFLSIIGIFSLYYLVPELQKFCKDVLEILRSANIEEMKNFLISYGIWMPIMSILIMIFQSLFPFIPGMIITLANSWLFGWQLGALYSWIGALLGAIIDFLLSRFYGKVIIERIVPEHYLTIFNNYIRENGLFGVLAARIIPIVPFKVVSYSCGLSKMQIFYFIIVTGIGQIPGILIYSIIGENVFCSPQFSIFVTLLLIVCGLILYFQRKRITEFSFCRWLKSFSIIK; encoded by the coding sequence GTGAAGAATAAAGAAGGCTTAACAATACGATTTTTATCCATCATTGGGATATTCTCTTTGTATTATTTAGTTCCGGAATTACAGAAATTTTGCAAAGATGTATTAGAAATATTGCGAAGTGCGAATATTGAAGAAATGAAGAACTTTTTAATTTCATATGGAATATGGATGCCTATCATGAGCATTCTTATTATGATTTTTCAGTCATTGTTTCCTTTTATTCCAGGAATGATTATTACTTTGGCAAATTCTTGGTTATTTGGTTGGCAATTAGGGGCTTTATACTCCTGGATTGGAGCATTATTAGGTGCGATTATAGATTTTCTATTGTCAAGATTTTATGGGAAAGTTATCATAGAAAGGATTGTTCCCGAACATTACTTGACAATATTTAATAATTATATCCGGGAAAATGGTTTATTTGGTGTTTTAGCAGCACGTATTATTCCCATTGTACCTTTTAAAGTGGTTAGTTATAGTTGCGGGCTATCCAAAATGCAAATTTTTTACTTTATTATTGTGACTGGAATTGGACAAATTCCAGGAATTTTAATTTATTCAATCATAGGTGAGAATGTTTTCTGCTCCCCCCAATTCAGCATATTTGTTACTTTACTTCTTATTGTTTGTGGGCTTATTTTATATTTTCAAAGAAAAAGGATTACTGAATTTTCTTTTTGTAGATGGCTAAAATCTTTTTCGATAATTAAATAA
- a CDS encoding DivIVA domain-containing protein translates to MLTPLDIHNKEFKRSFRGYNEDEIDEFLDRVVKDYEQLYRENVDLKDSIDKLKTKVEHFQHLENTLHNTLVVAQETAEEVKLNAKKEAELIIKEAKVTGQRLLDEANLKVKEKMTEYEEINQRSQLYRTRMRTLVLTQLELLKDSDEAEEE, encoded by the coding sequence ATGCTTACACCATTAGATATTCATAATAAAGAATTCAAAAGAAGTTTTCGCGGTTATAATGAAGATGAGATTGATGAGTTTTTAGATAGGGTTGTTAAAGATTATGAGCAACTATATCGTGAAAATGTTGACTTAAAGGATTCTATTGATAAACTTAAAACTAAAGTTGAACATTTTCAGCATTTGGAAAATACTTTACATAATACTTTAGTTGTAGCTCAGGAAACTGCAGAAGAAGTGAAATTAAATGCGAAAAAAGAAGCAGAGCTCATTATAAAAGAAGCAAAGGTTACAGGACAGCGTTTGCTTGATGAAGCAAATCTAAAAGTAAAAGAAAAAATGACTGAATATGAAGAAATAAACCAGAGATCACAGCTTTATCGAACAAGAATGCGTACATTGGTTTTGACTCAATTAGAGTTATTAAAAGATTCTGATGAGGCAGAGGAAGAATAA
- a CDS encoding DUF5665 domain-containing protein — MENERINKLDKQIDKLADRLESMRIAEYIDLLQKPSKIIYLNFLAGISKGLGIAVGATIVFAILIDLLSRLIVLNLPVIGDFIVQILHIIEAKQGNL; from the coding sequence ATGGAAAATGAGCGTATAAATAAGTTGGATAAACAAATAGATAAGTTAGCTGATCGATTAGAATCTATGAGAATTGCTGAGTATATTGATTTATTACAGAAACCATCTAAAATTATTTATTTGAATTTTTTGGCTGGGATCTCTAAAGGATTAGGAATAGCTGTAGGTGCTACAATTGTTTTTGCAATTCTTATTGATTTGTTAAGTCGATTGATTGTATTGAATTTACCTGTTATTGGAGATTTTATTGTCCAAATCCTTCATATCATTGAAGCAAAACAAGGTAACTTGTAA
- a CDS encoding YlmH family RNA-binding protein yields the protein MADREKILRYYRGTEGAEIAARLLDIAELVSKNRKYKVSEFLDPYGYTIAETIAASYDNIEINSSGGYYGAERQRVSFKHKDFLGNEDFAIKVIKATWNDKYYHISHRDILGSLIGLGIERNVLGDLLVKSDHCKILVDSTIYEYVMQNFIQIGAASISVEECDLSEIEPKEERCKEIRATVASLRLDSVAAAGFSSSRSKIVADIATEKVKLNWQSIKGASQTIKVGDIISMRGRGRVEVEEIRGQTKKGRISIVLKRYI from the coding sequence ATGGCTGATCGTGAAAAAATATTGAGATATTATCGTGGAACTGAAGGGGCGGAAATTGCGGCTAGATTACTTGACATTGCAGAGCTTGTGTCTAAAAATCGCAAGTATAAGGTGAGTGAATTTTTAGACCCGTATGGCTATACAATTGCTGAGACGATTGCCGCGTCTTACGATAATATAGAAATTAATAGTTCTGGGGGGTACTATGGAGCTGAGCGGCAGCGGGTTTCCTTTAAACATAAAGATTTTCTTGGCAATGAGGATTTTGCGATAAAGGTAATCAAAGCGACTTGGAATGATAAGTATTATCATATTTCGCATAGGGATATCCTCGGCTCTTTAATTGGCCTTGGTATCGAAAGAAATGTCCTTGGTGATCTATTAGTGAAAAGTGATCATTGCAAAATATTAGTAGATAGCACCATTTATGAATATGTTATGCAGAATTTTATTCAAATTGGAGCGGCAAGTATTAGTGTAGAAGAATGTGATTTAAGTGAAATTGAACCTAAAGAAGAGCGGTGTAAAGAGATTAGGGCAACTGTAGCATCGCTTCGACTTGATTCAGTTGCTGCAGCAGGTTTTAGTTCATCACGTAGTAAAATTGTTGCGGATATTGCAACAGAAAAAGTAAAACTAAATTGGCAATCAATCAAAGGTGCTTCACAGACAATAAAAGTTGGGGATATTATCTCAATGCGTGGGCGAGGCAGAGTTGAAGTAGAGGAAATCCGTGGACAAACTAAAAAAGGTAGAATTAGTATTGTATTAAAAAGATACATATAA
- a CDS encoding flagellar hook-length control protein FliK gives MSMNNVNTNVSSVDRPSQVSSTQSKPNVSSASSFQPKTEVNIENSVQSTLNVLTKTILDKMDVKQELPPELQKMMNEILQSSFSLESSVSQGLSDTIQSQKACLEQLTILAKFLEQLGVEFTQSSIEKLPEIFKTLFANLNLNGKENGIEINATNLNKIALQLLEGKEFNQLPQEIQLLLLNNFSLVQAPIQKSPETDILQQLIKFFIPSAKSENSGAEVAEKPIANEQDPTKQGQAQDKALSKNEVKEKNNSEVLDAKKNANETVPNSSKDTPIVKQENLANSAKGQVLTEKNLGEGLEKGTKNTEQLGKQNINENLETGQKNSQNANAVNANLANQINSKDIQTLLKNLSMQLLNSNKELSEEDVTLLKNFINDKQSVLSEKDVATLKTLLTMAEENIPFSIRQAAVKENLPELPKLWAFVQLTNLTKLLDLNQNKLQNAGKNILDFCNGLKKALESEVEVSGNQKSMSFMSPIYLGDNEHQYPAYIHIYHQEAEEKNNKKQEAETWLRICLITENIGAVEVIFRLYEGDKLNLRLAFSNEESVNSFSEFIPELETAFEKLPFTLTDVKVNEIGEKQYG, from the coding sequence ATGTCGATGAATAATGTAAATACAAATGTGAGCAGCGTTGACCGTCCAAGTCAAGTGTCTAGTACGCAGAGTAAGCCTAATGTTAGCAGTGCTTCGTCATTTCAACCGAAAACTGAAGTCAATATCGAAAACTCCGTACAAAGCACATTAAATGTATTAACGAAGACTATTTTAGATAAGATGGACGTAAAGCAAGAACTTCCTCCAGAGTTACAAAAAATGATGAATGAAATATTGCAAAGCTCTTTTTCCTTAGAATCCTCTGTAAGCCAAGGCTTATCAGATACAATTCAAAGTCAGAAAGCTTGTTTGGAGCAGTTAACTATTTTAGCGAAATTTCTTGAACAATTAGGGGTTGAGTTTACACAAAGTTCAATAGAGAAACTTCCTGAAATCTTTAAAACATTGTTCGCAAATTTAAATTTGAATGGAAAAGAAAATGGGATAGAGATTAATGCAACGAATTTAAATAAAATTGCTTTGCAATTGTTAGAAGGAAAAGAGTTTAATCAGCTTCCCCAAGAAATACAGTTATTATTGCTGAATAATTTTTCGCTTGTTCAAGCGCCAATACAAAAATCACCAGAGACAGATATTTTACAACAGCTGATTAAGTTTTTTATCCCTTCAGCTAAAAGTGAGAATTCTGGAGCAGAAGTTGCAGAAAAACCTATTGCGAATGAGCAGGACCCGACTAAGCAAGGACAGGCGCAGGATAAAGCTTTATCTAAAAATGAAGTGAAAGAAAAAAATAATAGTGAAGTTCTTGATGCAAAGAAAAATGCAAATGAAACTGTACCGAATTCTTCCAAAGATACACCGATTGTAAAACAAGAGAATTTAGCAAATTCAGCTAAAGGACAAGTTCTAACTGAAAAGAATCTGGGCGAAGGATTGGAAAAAGGGACGAAGAATACAGAGCAACTTGGAAAGCAAAATATAAATGAAAACTTAGAAACTGGACAGAAAAATTCTCAAAATGCGAATGCTGTAAATGCTAATTTGGCAAATCAGATAAATAGCAAGGATATACAGACGCTATTGAAAAATTTATCAATGCAATTGTTGAATAGTAACAAAGAGCTGTCGGAAGAAGATGTAACTTTACTAAAGAATTTTATCAATGATAAACAAAGTGTGTTATCAGAAAAAGATGTTGCCACTCTTAAAACATTATTAACTATGGCCGAAGAAAACATTCCGTTTTCAATCCGGCAAGCGGCGGTGAAAGAAAATTTGCCGGAGTTGCCAAAGCTTTGGGCGTTTGTCCAACTTACGAATTTGACAAAACTCTTAGATTTAAATCAAAATAAATTGCAAAATGCAGGTAAAAATATCTTGGACTTTTGTAATGGGTTAAAAAAGGCTTTAGAATCTGAGGTAGAGGTAAGTGGCAATCAAAAATCTATGTCATTTATGTCACCTATCTATCTTGGCGATAATGAACATCAATATCCTGCCTATATTCACATTTATCATCAGGAGGCTGAAGAAAAGAACAATAAAAAACAAGAAGCTGAAACATGGTTAAGAATATGTTTAATTACAGAAAATATTGGTGCAGTAGAAGTAATCTTTCGTTTATATGAAGGTGATAAGCTAAATCTCCGTTTAGCGTTTTCAAATGAAGAAAGTGTAAATTCTTTTAGTGAATTTATCCCTGAGCTGGAGACTGCCTTTGAAAAATTACCATTTACCTTAACAGATGTAAAAGTAAATGAAATAGGTGAAAAACAATATGGATAA
- the lspA gene encoding signal peptidase II, with translation MPIYFLAIGIILLDQISKFLIENSMELGDSLPVIEGIFHITYILNPGAAFGILENQRLFFILIATIMILMTGYIYPLIPQKSKMLRLGVGMLFGGAVGNLIDRIRTGLVVDFFDFKIWPIFNIADIFIVVGVGMIIITMFYADCKMKGEKNE, from the coding sequence GTGCCGATATATTTTTTAGCTATTGGGATAATTTTGTTAGATCAAATTAGTAAATTTCTTATTGAAAATAGTATGGAATTAGGAGATTCCCTTCCTGTGATAGAAGGGATATTCCATATTACCTATATATTAAATCCAGGAGCGGCTTTTGGAATATTAGAAAATCAGCGACTGTTTTTTATTTTAATTGCTACAATTATGATTCTAATGACGGGATATATATATCCACTCATCCCTCAAAAATCTAAAATGCTTAGACTTGGTGTGGGGATGCTTTTTGGCGGAGCTGTAGGGAATTTGATAGATAGGATAAGGACTGGATTAGTTGTAGATTTTTTTGACTTTAAAATTTGGCCTATTTTTAATATTGCAGATATTTTTATTGTTGTTGGCGTAGGTATGATTATTATTACAATGTTTTATGCAGATTGTAAGATGAAGGGAGAAAAAAATGAGTAA
- a CDS encoding ribonuclease HII, producing the protein MEKITSAQLAELINLDKLTSDQIDELRNDPRSTISKLIKKWDKLQLEKARVQTLYHYEFQLKKKGINFIAGVDEAGRGPLAGPVVVASVILPLGIHIPYINDSKKLSQNRRETIYQFILDHAIKIKRAVISEKVIDEINIYQATIQGMYQVIDELQPQVEAVLIDAVKLDKLAVPSISIIKGDALSASIAAASIVAKVERDRLMDEIDKKYPMYGFAKNKGYGTAEHIQAIQTYGACEFHRRTFEPIKSLEVSNQCR; encoded by the coding sequence ATGGAGAAAATAACGTCAGCTCAATTAGCTGAATTAATAAACTTAGATAAACTTACAAGTGATCAAATAGATGAACTGCGTAATGATCCTCGTAGTACAATAAGTAAACTGATTAAAAAGTGGGATAAATTACAGTTGGAAAAGGCTCGTGTACAAACGTTATATCATTATGAGTTTCAATTAAAGAAAAAAGGAATAAATTTTATCGCTGGTGTTGATGAAGCTGGGCGAGGGCCATTGGCTGGTCCCGTCGTCGTTGCTTCGGTGATATTGCCGCTAGGAATACATATTCCCTATATTAATGATTCTAAAAAACTTTCACAAAATAGACGGGAAACTATTTATCAGTTTATTTTAGATCATGCAATCAAGATAAAAAGAGCGGTTATTTCTGAAAAGGTTATTGATGAAATCAATATTTATCAGGCGACAATTCAGGGGATGTATCAGGTCATAGATGAATTACAGCCACAGGTGGAGGCTGTATTAATTGATGCAGTTAAGTTGGATAAATTAGCTGTTCCATCCATCTCAATTATTAAAGGAGATGCATTAAGTGCATCAATTGCAGCAGCTTCTATTGTAGCAAAAGTTGAACGAGATAGGCTAATGGATGAAATTGACAAAAAATATCCGATGTATGGTTTTGCTAAAAATAAAGGGTATGGTACAGCAGAGCATATCCAAGCGATTCAAACTTATGGAGCGTGCGAATTTCATCGCAGAACCTTTGAACCAATTAAATCTTTGGAGGTGAGCAATCAATGTCGATGA
- the pyrR gene encoding bifunctional pyr operon transcriptional regulator/uracil phosphoribosyltransferase PyrR, with amino-acid sequence MKNIIEKTILMDSQAIKRALTRISHEINEKNKGIQDIILVGIRTRGVPIAEKIAKEIEKIEGVKVPVGTLDITLYRDDLSTLAYQPVVHQTEIPVDITGKIIILVDDVLYTGRTVRSALDALIDMGRPRIIQLAVLVDRGHRELPIRADYVGKNVPTASKEIISVQIADVDEIDQVVLSELKEE; translated from the coding sequence ATGAAAAATATTATTGAAAAAACTATTCTTATGGATAGTCAGGCAATCAAACGTGCGCTAACGCGTATTTCGCATGAAATCAATGAAAAAAATAAAGGGATACAAGATATTATTCTTGTTGGAATTAGAACGCGTGGTGTCCCTATTGCGGAGAAGATTGCTAAAGAAATAGAAAAGATAGAAGGGGTAAAAGTTCCGGTGGGAACGCTCGATATTACATTATATCGTGATGATTTATCTACTTTAGCTTATCAACCGGTCGTTCACCAAACAGAAATTCCTGTTGATATCACAGGAAAAATCATTATTTTAGTTGATGATGTCTTATATACAGGGAGAACTGTTCGATCAGCATTAGATGCATTGATCGATATGGGAAGACCGCGTATTATTCAATTGGCGGTATTAGTTGATCGCGGACATAGAGAGCTGCCGATCAGAGCTGATTATGTAGGGAAAAATGTTCCTACGGCAAGCAAGGAAATTATTAGTGTACAGATCGCGGATGTAGATGAAATAGATCAAGTGGTACTTAGTGAATTAAAAGAAGAATAG
- a CDS encoding RluA family pseudouridine synthase, whose translation MSNQFTFMITENDVNQRLDLYLVDHIENLSRSHIQKKIEQNQIFVNDRVVKSNYKLKLSDKIDVTIEEPKPVEIVPEDIPLDILYEDEHLIVINKKRGMVVHPAVGNYTGTLVNALLFHCDDLSGINGEIRPGIVHRLDKDTSGVMVAAKSDIAHLNLAAQIKAKTAQRKYLTIVYGNIKEDEGVIEGAIGRHATDRKKMAIVFEGGKDAITKFRVLERFGEYTLVECSLLTGRTHQIRVHMTYIGHPVLGDPKYGTLKSPFKIEGQALHSATLEFVHPITEKKMFFSASLPEDMEKILKVLRLKMKR comes from the coding sequence ATGAGTAATCAATTTACCTTTATGATTACAGAAAATGATGTAAATCAAAGATTGGATCTTTACTTAGTAGATCATATAGAAAATTTATCGCGTTCGCATATTCAGAAAAAAATTGAACAAAACCAAATTTTTGTGAATGACAGAGTTGTGAAATCAAATTATAAGCTTAAATTATCAGATAAAATAGATGTTACAATAGAGGAGCCTAAACCAGTAGAAATTGTACCAGAAGATATCCCATTAGACATTTTATATGAGGATGAGCATTTGATTGTGATAAATAAAAAAAGAGGTATGGTTGTACATCCGGCAGTTGGAAATTATACTGGTACTTTAGTTAATGCGCTTTTATTTCATTGTGATGATTTATCTGGAATTAATGGTGAAATTAGACCGGGAATCGTTCATCGACTCGATAAAGATACATCAGGTGTTATGGTTGCTGCAAAAAGCGACATTGCACACTTGAATTTAGCCGCCCAAATAAAAGCTAAGACAGCACAAAGAAAATATTTGACGATTGTATACGGAAATATTAAAGAAGATGAGGGTGTTATTGAAGGGGCAATTGGCCGTCACGCCACGGATCGGAAAAAGATGGCGATTGTTTTTGAAGGTGGCAAAGATGCGATAACTAAATTTAGAGTGCTTGAACGTTTTGGCGAATATACATTAGTGGAATGTAGCCTTTTAACAGGAAGGACACATCAGATTAGAGTACATATGACTTATATCGGGCATCCGGTTTTAGGAGATCCTAAATACGGCACGCTAAAGTCACCGTTTAAAATTGAAGGACAGGCACTTCATTCTGCTACTTTAGAATTTGTCCATCCAATTACAGAGAAAAAAATGTTTTTTTCTGCTTCATTGCCGGAGGATATGGAAAAAATTCTAAAAGTTTTAAGGTTAAAAATGAAGCGATAG